GTGGGGATCAACCACGTCCACAGCACTCAGATCCCAGCGGGCATAAGCGATATGCAGTTGCTCAAGGTGACGCAAGCGCGCCGGCACCTCGAAGCGCTTGCCCGCCAGGCTGAGCGTCCCATCGCTGCGGCGCTGACGGCGTTGGACGCGACAACGAAAAGCGCCGCGGACCTGCTCGCTGTCCGGACAGGGGCGCCCCACGTTGGGCGCATCGAGAAGACGCGCAAGCGGCGTGGCGGCAGTCTCGCTGTGGACCTTGCGGTGGTACTCCTGCTCCACCCACGCCTGAGTGAGGGTGTTGAGCTGAGGCAGACTCAGCTCCGCGATGTCCTTGAGCATCGCCATCAGGCGGCCTTCCAGCGTGGCCCAGAAGCGCTCCTGCTTGGCGTTCTGATACGGGCTGTACGGCAGGGTCGGCTCATGGAGGATGCCCAGGGCGTGCAATCCGGCGGTGAACTCCTCGGCCTGCATTGCCGCGCCGTTATCGCTCATCAAGGCGCGCGGCAGCCCGCGCTTGTGCAACGCCTGCCCCAGGCCATGGACCAAGGTCTCGGTGGTCTCATCGAGGTACCACTGCAGATGGCAGATCAGGCGGGAGTGATCGTCAATGACCGCCAGCAGCAGGGGCTTGACCCAGACGCCACCCCGGGTGAGGACTTTGCGCGAGCCATGATGAAAGTCCAGATGCCACAAGGCATGGACATACTGGGCTTCATAGCTGCGCACCTCGCAGGCCTCCAGGCGCCGCGCGGCCTGTTCAGCGCCCGGCGTCTTGCGCGCCGGGACACGCCGGCGGTGCAAGCCCGCGCGCTTCATGAAGCGGCGCAC
Above is a genomic segment from Thiorhodovibrio litoralis containing:
- a CDS encoding DDE-type integrase/transposase/recombinase; translation: MSDDNGLGDPDGWARLRFAIIGPLLADPAPANALGARLKALAAKSWRHPVTGRAVSFSFGTLERWYYLARDAQDPVAALRPRRRSDAGEQRALSPRLMDAVQAQYRDYPGWTVQLHYDNLAALCAGDQTLGPLPSYATVRRFMKRAGLHRRRVPARKTPGAEQAARRLEACEVRSYEAQYVHALWHLDFHHGSRKVLTRGGVWVKPLLLAVIDDHSRLICHLQWYLDETTETLVHGLGQALHKRGLPRALMSDNGAAMQAEEFTAGLHALGILHEPTLPYSPYQNAKQERFWATLEGRLMAMLKDIAELSLPQLNTLTQAWVEQEYHRKVHSETAATPLARLLDAPNVGRPCPDSEQVRGAFRCRVQRRQRRSDGTLSLAGKRFEVPARLRHLEQLHIAYARWDLSAVDVVDPHSGAILCRLYPLDKAANASGQRRRLEPAGAPPPPSQRATTLPPLLRDLLAEYAATGLPPAYLPKHDDLESSR